Proteins encoded within one genomic window of Candidatus Pseudothioglobus singularis PS1:
- a CDS encoding helix-turn-helix domain-containing protein, whose protein sequence is MASTKNPPPKEKGVSIIDKNLPSFGSDKQLEASIGKQVRIARKNAGVTLQQLSKQSLLSASMLSKIENGQISASLKTIQLICHALNISITSLFKQHDKDVEPTFIKSGDGLTIERAGSDESRHYQLLGHTVGGSLNVEPCLITITSRDYEFPEFQHKGVEFIYMLKGQMDYYYGTKIYHFKKGDSLYFDSDKPHGPKKIISDECQFLTIICTNNSD, encoded by the coding sequence GTGGCTTCTACAAAAAACCCGCCGCCTAAAGAGAAAGGTGTTTCCATCATTGACAAAAATCTTCCTTCTTTTGGGAGTGATAAACAGCTTGAGGCTTCAATAGGTAAACAGGTTCGTATTGCTAGAAAAAATGCTGGCGTCACATTGCAGCAGCTATCAAAGCAATCGCTTTTGTCTGCCAGTATGCTCTCTAAAATTGAAAATGGCCAAATCAGTGCGTCGCTCAAAACAATCCAGCTCATCTGCCATGCACTCAACATTTCAATTACTTCACTATTCAAGCAACATGATAAAGATGTTGAGCCCACCTTTATTAAATCAGGTGACGGCCTAACGATCGAGAGAGCGGGTTCAGATGAGAGTCGTCATTACCAATTACTAGGCCACACGGTTGGAGGTTCGTTAAACGTCGAGCCTTGCTTAATTACGATTACTTCAAGAGACTATGAATTTCCTGAATTTCAACACAAGGGCGTAGAGTTCATTTATATGCTTAAAGGTCAGATGGATTATTATTATGGAACTAAGATCTACCACTTTAAAAAAGGCGACTCTTTATATTTTGATTCTGATAAGCCTCATGGGCCTAAAAAAATAATCAGCGATGAGTGCCAGTTTCTGACCATTATTTGCACGAATAACTCTGATTAA
- the bmt gene encoding betaine--homocysteine S-methyltransferase, whose protein sequence is MNNFLKILKDKSHILADGATGTNLFGMGLETGDPPEPWNLEHKDRIRSLHQGFVDAGSDLFLTNSFGGTSFRLKLHNLENQVFELNKAAGVVAREVADNADRLVIVAGAMGPTGEMIEPHGLMTPSEATAAFRAQAEGLAEGGVDVLWLETMYAMEELEAAIDAVKDIGLPVCATMSFDTAGKTMMGITPSNLAKRSKDLNLMGFGANCGIGAPDLLATINDISKSVEPETVVISKANCGIPEFVDGSIVYSGTEELMSEYVKIAMNSGANIIGGCCGTTFDHVRAMRKAMDEHIVTSAPTLEEIEEKVGQMSEGSRSIFKGDDSKPVKQRRSRRSRS, encoded by the coding sequence ATGAACAATTTCTTAAAAATACTTAAAGACAAAAGTCATATTTTGGCTGATGGCGCTACAGGAACCAATTTGTTTGGAATGGGTTTAGAGACAGGCGATCCTCCTGAACCTTGGAACCTTGAGCATAAGGACAGAATCCGCTCCTTGCATCAAGGTTTTGTTGATGCGGGTTCTGATTTGTTTTTAACAAACAGTTTTGGCGGAACATCCTTTAGACTGAAGTTACATAATCTTGAGAATCAAGTCTTTGAGCTTAACAAAGCTGCTGGAGTTGTAGCTAGGGAGGTTGCTGATAATGCTGATCGCCTAGTCATTGTTGCAGGGGCAATGGGGCCAACCGGAGAAATGATTGAGCCTCATGGACTGATGACGCCTAGCGAAGCGACAGCTGCTTTTAGGGCTCAAGCAGAGGGCCTGGCTGAGGGCGGAGTAGATGTGCTTTGGCTTGAGACTATGTATGCGATGGAGGAGCTCGAGGCAGCAATAGATGCGGTCAAAGATATTGGGCTCCCTGTCTGCGCGACAATGAGTTTTGATACCGCTGGCAAAACAATGATGGGGATTACACCTTCAAATCTTGCCAAAAGATCTAAAGATTTAAATTTAATGGGTTTTGGTGCCAATTGCGGTATTGGTGCGCCTGACCTATTGGCAACAATCAATGACATCTCGAAGAGTGTTGAGCCTGAGACAGTGGTTATCTCTAAAGCGAACTGCGGCATTCCGGAGTTTGTCGATGGTAGTATCGTTTATTCTGGAACCGAAGAGCTCATGTCTGAGTATGTAAAAATTGCCATGAATTCAGGCGCCAACATTATTGGTGGTTGTTGTGGGACCACTTTTGATCATGTCAGAGCAATGAGGAAAGCAATGGACGAACACATTGTCACTTCAGCGCCAACCCTCGAAGAAATTGAAGAGAAGGTAGGGCAAATGTCTGAGGGCTCAAGATCGATCTTTAAGGGCGATGATTCAAAGCCAGTGAAGCAGAGAAGGAGCCGCCGCTCAAGGTCTTAA
- a CDS encoding 2-oxoglutarate dehydrogenase E1 component, which yields MNNNSNSHEDVISRFINYGESNFESNTAPNSPTQSAAQLGVLRLIYAFRFSGHLRATLDPLKRPRHHSTPPFTLEEFGLSEADLDTTFDMGSYQGPNCNTLRELFESLNKTYCSSLGVEYMHIPNLEERKWIQTKIETMSLEQNESPEYKKWLLQRITAAEVFEKFLHNKYVGQKRFSLEGSDTLIPLLNVLIEHSGEYLMNRICLGMAHRGRLNVLINIMGKRAEKLFKEFAGDLGLSKKQTGDVKYHQGFSSDIKTSKKDVHLALMFNPSHLELVNPVIEGYARYHQDKNNESDRQKILPVLIHGDAAFSGQGIVMETLNMSQSRGYRTMGTVHIIINNQIGFTTSKQTDARSTDYCTDVVKMINAPVFHVNAEDPEMVSFITKLALDYRMRYKKDVVIDLMCYRRHGHNEADEPAVTQPLMYEAIRKLPTTRANYANTLMKQGVIDQSEVDAMIADYRQELKDGNRVAYNILEPKNKRAWELLWEDYFDSTWHDPYKSAISKKHIKDLNKKLQHVPDGFEVHPRVKKMMSERNKMANDKINADWGFAETLAFASLTEVGVPIRLTGQDCGRGTFFHRNAVLHNQLANEDYTPLMNINENQGRVQIFDSILSEEAALGFEYGYATANPESLVIWEAQFGDFVNGAQAIIDQFIASGEAKWGRLSNLVMLLPHGLEGQGPEHSSGRLERFLQLCASHNMQVCVPSTASQIFHLLRRQVLRKFRAPLIIMSPKSLLRNPLAASPLFKFTEGKFRDVYEEQYDNIKPKKVDRVVMCSGKVFYELLTRRQDDQINNVAILRLEQLYPFPDEALQSELAKFTGAKDIVWCQEEPINQGAWYTSRHNFMESIKKGQTLHVVARELYAAPAEGSVRMHNINQSHIIEKGLGIQPINKARSIKK from the coding sequence ATGAACAATAATTCTAACTCGCATGAAGATGTGATCAGTCGCTTTATTAATTATGGCGAATCTAATTTTGAATCCAATACTGCTCCAAATAGCCCCACTCAAAGCGCTGCCCAGCTTGGTGTTCTCAGGCTCATCTATGCCTTTCGATTTTCGGGACACTTAAGGGCCACCTTAGATCCACTCAAGAGACCAAGACACCACTCAACGCCGCCATTTACGCTTGAAGAGTTTGGTTTGAGTGAAGCGGATTTAGATACCACGTTTGATATGGGCTCTTACCAGGGACCCAACTGCAACACACTAAGAGAGCTTTTTGAGTCACTCAACAAAACTTATTGCTCTAGCCTTGGTGTCGAGTATATGCACATCCCTAATCTTGAAGAGAGGAAGTGGATCCAAACAAAGATTGAAACGATGTCTTTGGAGCAAAATGAATCACCTGAATATAAAAAATGGCTCCTTCAAAGGATCACCGCTGCCGAAGTTTTTGAGAAATTTCTTCATAATAAGTATGTCGGTCAAAAACGCTTTTCTCTCGAAGGGAGTGACACCCTCATTCCCTTATTAAATGTATTAATTGAGCACTCAGGCGAATACCTGATGAATAGAATATGCCTCGGCATGGCCCATAGAGGCCGCTTAAACGTTCTCATTAATATTATGGGGAAGAGGGCTGAAAAACTCTTCAAAGAGTTTGCTGGAGATCTTGGCTTAAGTAAAAAACAGACGGGTGATGTCAAATATCATCAAGGCTTTTCATCAGATATTAAAACTAGTAAAAAAGATGTTCACCTTGCCTTAATGTTTAATCCTTCTCATCTTGAACTAGTCAACCCTGTCATTGAAGGATACGCCAGGTATCACCAAGATAAAAATAATGAATCAGATCGACAAAAGATACTTCCTGTTCTAATCCATGGTGATGCCGCCTTTTCAGGCCAAGGCATTGTGATGGAGACCTTAAATATGTCTCAATCACGAGGCTATAGAACGATGGGCACTGTTCACATTATTATTAACAATCAGATTGGCTTTACGACCTCAAAACAAACGGATGCCAGGTCAACGGATTACTGTACTGACGTTGTAAAAATGATTAATGCGCCAGTCTTTCATGTCAACGCAGAAGACCCAGAAATGGTTAGTTTTATAACTAAGCTCGCACTTGACTATCGCATGCGCTACAAGAAAGATGTGGTTATTGACCTCATGTGCTATAGAAGACACGGTCACAATGAGGCTGACGAACCAGCTGTCACTCAGCCGTTAATGTATGAGGCCATCAGAAAACTTCCGACGACGCGTGCAAACTATGCCAATACATTAATGAAACAAGGTGTCATTGATCAATCAGAGGTTGACGCGATGATTGCTGACTATCGACAAGAACTGAAAGACGGCAACAGAGTAGCCTACAACATCCTAGAGCCAAAAAATAAAAGGGCTTGGGAATTACTTTGGGAAGATTATTTTGACTCAACTTGGCATGATCCCTATAAATCTGCAATCAGCAAAAAACATATCAAGGATCTCAACAAAAAACTGCAGCATGTCCCAGATGGATTCGAAGTTCATCCACGCGTTAAAAAGATGATGTCAGAGAGAAACAAAATGGCTAATGACAAAATTAATGCTGACTGGGGATTTGCTGAAACGCTTGCTTTTGCCAGTTTAACTGAAGTTGGGGTTCCCATTAGACTCACTGGACAAGACTGCGGCAGAGGAACTTTTTTTCATAGGAATGCAGTCTTACATAATCAGCTCGCTAATGAAGATTACACCCCACTTATGAACATTAATGAGAATCAAGGCAGAGTTCAAATATTTGACTCAATCCTCTCTGAGGAGGCAGCGCTTGGATTTGAATATGGTTACGCCACTGCAAACCCAGAGTCCCTCGTTATATGGGAAGCTCAGTTTGGAGACTTTGTGAATGGCGCTCAAGCAATTATTGATCAATTTATAGCCTCGGGAGAAGCTAAATGGGGCCGCCTATCAAACCTCGTTATGCTTCTACCTCATGGCCTTGAAGGTCAAGGACCTGAGCACTCCTCAGGAAGACTAGAGCGCTTTCTTCAGCTTTGTGCAAGTCATAATATGCAGGTTTGTGTTCCATCAACGGCCTCACAAATTTTCCATCTACTTAGGCGTCAAGTCCTCAGAAAGTTTAGGGCACCACTGATTATTATGTCTCCTAAAAGCTTGCTTAGAAACCCTCTTGCAGCCTCTCCTTTATTTAAGTTTACTGAGGGTAAATTTAGAGATGTTTATGAAGAACAATATGACAACATTAAACCTAAAAAGGTTGATCGAGTCGTAATGTGCAGTGGAAAAGTTTTTTATGAGTTACTAACGCGTCGTCAAGATGATCAAATAAATAATGTTGCTATTCTTAGACTAGAGCAGCTCTACCCTTTTCCTGATGAAGCGCTTCAATCTGAGTTAGCTAAATTTACGGGGGCCAAGGATATAGTTTGGTGTCAAGAAGAGCCCATCAATCAAGGCGCTTGGTATACCTCAAGACATAACTTTATGGAAAGCATTAAAAAGGGACAAACTCTTCATGTAGTAGCGCGTGAGCTTTATGCTGCTCCTGCAGAAGGCAGTGTTAGAATGCATAATATTAATCAAAGTCACATTATTGAAAAAGGACTAGGCATTCAGCCTATTAATAAAGCTAGGAGCATTAAGAAATGA
- the odhB gene encoding 2-oxoglutarate dehydrogenase complex dihydrolipoyllysine-residue succinyltransferase, with translation MKEVKVPVLPESINEATVAAWHKKPGDSVEVDDVIVEIETDKVVLEVPAEESGILTEILAEEGETVNEQQVLGLLDDSADASNDDTPQEEHVAQEEPVKATQVSPEEAPKEEVKKEPVAAPEISREEPAAAPVSQPSQPSSNRMEERVPMTRIRKTIANRLHSATQNTAMLTTFNEVDMSEILAMRASYKEAFERKYSVKLGFMSFFVKAAVESLKKFPTVNAYLDGDDIVYHAFCDVSVAVSSDRGLVVPVLRDAHKMGMHDIEKGIMDYAGRAQDGTLGIEEMSGGTFTISNGGVFGSLLSTPILNSPQSAILGMHKTQERPIAVNGEVVIKPMMYLALSYDHRIIDGKEAVQFLISIKEALEDPARLLLKV, from the coding sequence ATGAAAGAAGTAAAAGTACCTGTTTTGCCAGAATCGATTAACGAGGCAACCGTTGCTGCATGGCATAAAAAACCTGGAGACTCTGTAGAGGTTGATGATGTTATCGTCGAAATTGAGACAGATAAAGTCGTTCTTGAAGTTCCTGCAGAAGAGTCTGGCATCCTCACTGAAATTCTAGCTGAAGAGGGAGAAACCGTTAATGAGCAGCAAGTTCTTGGTCTTTTAGATGATTCGGCAGATGCTTCAAATGATGATACTCCTCAAGAGGAGCATGTCGCCCAAGAAGAGCCTGTAAAAGCTACCCAGGTAAGCCCTGAAGAAGCTCCAAAAGAAGAGGTCAAAAAAGAGCCAGTTGCTGCGCCTGAAATTTCTAGAGAAGAGCCAGCCGCTGCCCCAGTTTCGCAACCTTCTCAACCGAGCAGTAACCGAATGGAGGAGAGAGTCCCAATGACTCGAATCCGTAAAACGATTGCAAATAGGCTTCATTCGGCGACTCAAAACACTGCCATGCTGACAACCTTTAATGAAGTTGATATGAGTGAAATCTTGGCAATGAGAGCGAGCTATAAAGAGGCCTTCGAGAGGAAGTACTCTGTGAAATTAGGATTCATGTCTTTCTTTGTGAAAGCAGCCGTCGAGTCACTCAAAAAATTCCCAACAGTCAATGCCTATTTAGATGGTGACGATATTGTTTATCATGCCTTCTGTGACGTTTCTGTTGCTGTTTCTTCTGATAGAGGTCTCGTTGTTCCCGTTCTTCGTGATGCCCACAAAATGGGGATGCATGATATTGAGAAAGGGATTATGGATTATGCTGGTAGAGCTCAAGATGGGACGCTTGGGATTGAAGAGATGAGTGGTGGCACCTTTACGATTTCTAATGGCGGCGTCTTTGGCTCACTACTTTCAACGCCCATCCTTAATTCACCTCAGAGCGCTATCTTGGGAATGCATAAGACGCAAGAGCGTCCTATTGCAGTGAATGGTGAAGTCGTTATAAAACCCATGATGTACCTGGCTCTATCTTATGATCATCGCATTATTGATGGCAAAGAGGCGGTTCAATTTTTGATCTCAATTAAAGAGGCTTTAGAAGATCCAGCGAGACTATTACTTAAAGTTTAA
- a CDS encoding ammonium transporter has translation MEDQILALTAELAAVKSAAQVTNTMFAEAYYYLTIPLMVLIHAGFLLYEMGATRVKNVLSSGTKNLLAFAFTIITFYLFGWWFYWALPTFPYDLASGAGYMEISGIEYASAIALPWGDSAQYMGPNMADHASGVFWGAFALFAATTASIASGALIERIQTVGFVICAIVLGSFAWVVAAAWGWHADGWLVTEFGFHDFGAAGLVHAVAGFFALGILINLGPRVGKFNADGSANHIAGHNMPLTVTGLMLIIVGFFGFLMACIILPGEGWSWYADQGTTIYGTPMTLSALAFNVCLAASGGIIGAWIITKDPFWMMSGCLAGIISVASGLDIYFGSTVIVIAMVAGMILKPCADWLEGFGIDDAVGCVTVHGTIGLFGVVMLGVLGSGAPGLGAFAPEDTVAISLFGQVVGAVVMFLLGFVPGYIVSWLVHKAGMLRIPESVQIKGLDAVKVPAQAYPESMVSPESDS, from the coding sequence TTGGAAGATCAAATATTAGCTTTAACGGCAGAGTTAGCTGCTGTCAAAAGTGCGGCTCAGGTCACAAACACGATGTTTGCTGAAGCGTACTACTACTTAACAATCCCTCTGATGGTTCTTATTCATGCCGGCTTCCTTCTCTATGAGATGGGTGCTACTCGTGTGAAGAACGTTCTATCATCGGGTACGAAAAACTTACTCGCGTTCGCGTTTACAATCATCACGTTCTATCTGTTTGGTTGGTGGTTCTATTGGGCCTTACCAACGTTCCCGTATGACCTCGCCTCTGGCGCAGGATATATGGAGATTTCAGGTATCGAATATGCAAGTGCTATAGCATTGCCATGGGGCGACTCTGCTCAATACATGGGTCCAAATATGGCTGATCACGCATCAGGTGTATTCTGGGGTGCTTTCGCTCTGTTTGCTGCGACCACTGCATCGATTGCATCTGGTGCACTAATCGAGAGAATACAAACCGTTGGTTTTGTAATCTGTGCGATCGTGCTAGGTTCTTTTGCATGGGTTGTCGCTGCTGCTTGGGGTTGGCACGCAGACGGTTGGCTAGTGACTGAGTTCGGTTTTCATGACTTTGGTGCTGCAGGTCTCGTGCACGCTGTCGCAGGATTCTTCGCGCTTGGTATCCTAATTAATTTAGGTCCACGTGTTGGAAAGTTCAACGCTGATGGCTCTGCTAACCACATCGCTGGTCACAACATGCCGCTCACAGTAACCGGCTTAATGCTGATTATTGTTGGTTTCTTCGGATTCCTAATGGCCTGTATCATTCTGCCTGGTGAAGGCTGGAGTTGGTACGCGGACCAAGGTACAACCATTTATGGTACGCCGATGACGCTTTCTGCTCTAGCATTCAACGTATGTTTGGCTGCTTCGGGCGGTATTATTGGTGCCTGGATCATAACCAAAGATCCGTTCTGGATGATGTCTGGCTGTCTTGCAGGTATTATTTCTGTTGCCTCGGGCCTTGATATATACTTTGGCTCTACTGTAATAGTTATTGCAATGGTTGCCGGTATGATCTTGAAGCCTTGTGCAGACTGGTTAGAGGGTTTTGGTATTGATGATGCTGTTGGCTGTGTTACGGTTCACGGAACGATTGGTCTCTTCGGCGTTGTGATGCTTGGTGTCTTGGGTTCTGGTGCGCCAGGACTGGGTGCTTTTGCGCCAGAAGATACAGTTGCAATCAGCCTGTTTGGCCAAGTCGTTGGTGCAGTAGTCATGTTCTTGCTAGGATTTGTTCCGGGATACATCGTATCTTGGTTAGTCCATAAAGCAGGTATGTTGCGTATCCCAGAATCAGTTCAAATCAAAGGTCTTGACGCTGTCAAGGTTCCTGCTCAGGCATACCCTGAGTCAATGGTTAGTCCTGAGTCTGATTCTTAA
- the def gene encoding peptide deformylase, with the protein MIRAILQIGNPALRQVADPVDVSQIQSDEIQALIDDLIETMRDANGAGLASTQIAIHKRICVIEVKKNPRYPYKPDIPLTVLINPKVTFLTEDRINVFEGCLSVPNMRGKVDRCPEIQIEGYDREGNNVSFISKGISAGTFQHELDHLDGLIYTDRMADSSSLTTIEEFAEHYEDSFKQQVISIVERYGS; encoded by the coding sequence ATGATTAGAGCAATTCTACAAATAGGCAACCCAGCGCTTCGTCAGGTTGCTGATCCTGTCGATGTCAGTCAGATTCAATCTGATGAAATTCAAGCCCTCATTGATGACCTTATTGAAACCATGAGGGATGCTAATGGCGCGGGTCTGGCCTCTACTCAAATTGCTATTCATAAAAGAATCTGCGTGATTGAGGTGAAAAAAAACCCTCGCTATCCTTACAAGCCAGACATTCCATTAACTGTATTAATTAATCCAAAAGTCACCTTTCTAACGGAAGACAGAATCAACGTCTTTGAAGGATGCCTTTCAGTCCCCAATATGAGAGGCAAGGTTGATCGCTGCCCTGAAATTCAGATTGAAGGGTATGACCGTGAAGGAAATAATGTCAGCTTTATATCAAAGGGAATCAGCGCTGGAACCTTTCAGCATGAGCTCGATCATCTTGACGGTCTCATCTATACCGATCGAATGGCAGACTCGAGTTCTCTCACAACCATAGAAGAATTTGCAGAGCATTACGAGGATAGCTTTAAGCAACAAGTCATCAGCATTGTTGAGAGATATGGTAGCTAA
- a CDS encoding DUF5522 domain-containing protein → MTAKNCSQCNESFGCGAGTGNCWCISFPPIMAPTSEEDCYCPSCLSEAINQKIDSLVREKGMEEFQKFVEPHRTQTKLVKNVDYTINDGLYVFSKWYLIKQGDCCNNGCKNCPY, encoded by the coding sequence ATGACTGCAAAAAATTGCTCCCAATGTAATGAGTCATTTGGATGCGGTGCAGGAACAGGGAATTGCTGGTGCATTAGCTTTCCGCCAATCATGGCCCCAACTTCTGAGGAGGACTGTTATTGTCCATCATGCCTTAGTGAGGCAATTAACCAGAAAATTGACTCTCTTGTTAGAGAGAAAGGTATGGAAGAATTTCAAAAATTTGTAGAGCCACACCGTACTCAAACAAAGCTTGTTAAAAATGTTGACTATACGATCAACGATGGGCTCTATGTATTTAGTAAGTGGTATCTGATTAAGCAGGGTGATTGCTGTAATAATGGCTGTAAAAATTGCCCTTATTAA
- a CDS encoding type 1 glutamine amidotransferase encodes MKKNILVFKHMTSQNPGIFRDFAETRSIAFHEIDLHAGEPIPELNDFDGLWVMGGSMNVWEEDQYPWLIEEKKAIRHAVQGLKMPFLGICLGHQLLAEALGGEAKKTDNHEIGLFEIQPTKEGKSHALLKNFNFSDKWVNVHLVEVSKTPQGSTILASSSNCHNHIMQVSENAFSCQFHPEVCGHTFEGWMCIPGIPSSLENLLGKDGLASFQDEFTKNLSSNNKASQTLFNNWCDLVFN; translated from the coding sequence TTGAAAAAGAATATCCTTGTTTTTAAACATATGACTTCACAGAATCCAGGAATTTTTAGGGATTTTGCTGAAACTCGAAGTATTGCGTTCCATGAAATTGATCTTCATGCAGGCGAGCCAATTCCAGAATTAAATGACTTTGATGGTCTCTGGGTGATGGGCGGCTCTATGAATGTTTGGGAGGAAGATCAATATCCCTGGCTTATTGAAGAAAAGAAAGCTATCCGTCATGCAGTTCAAGGCCTCAAGATGCCATTTCTTGGTATATGTTTGGGGCACCAACTTCTCGCAGAGGCTTTAGGTGGTGAGGCTAAAAAAACGGATAATCATGAGATCGGTTTATTCGAAATTCAACCCACAAAAGAGGGAAAGAGTCATGCTCTTTTAAAGAATTTTAATTTTTCAGATAAGTGGGTAAACGTTCATTTAGTTGAAGTCTCAAAGACTCCTCAAGGTTCAACCATCTTGGCATCCTCTAGTAATTGTCATAATCATATTATGCAGGTCTCTGAGAATGCTTTTTCTTGCCAGTTCCATCCTGAGGTTTGCGGCCATACATTCGAAGGCTGGATGTGTATTCCAGGAATACCATCGAGTCTTGAGAATCTTTTGGGTAAGGATGGCCTTGCCAGTTTTCAAGACGAATTTACAAAGAATTTATCCTCAAATAATAAAGCTTCCCAAACTTTATTTAATAATTGGTGTGATCTGGTTTTTAATTAA
- a CDS encoding pirin family protein: MALRSIEAILPPDNLHFVGDGFRVYGILGRREPLTMKRMSPFLLMDYAPVHYFPPNNGAPLGVGSHPHRGIETVTIAYKGKVEHNDSTGAGGVIEEGGIQWMTSGKGILHKEYHEKNFSKKGGDMQMVQLWVNLPAKDKMTEPKYQNIENKDLAKVDLGNGVGSIDIIAGEFENNKGPASSFSPLSLFNLKLNKGKGTSLSFKESHNTGLLITKGNVTINNSERAPTNHFVLFKNKGSEFTIRADDDAEILILSGEPIDEPIASYGPFVMNTNDEIRQTIDDFNSGKFGYLD, encoded by the coding sequence ATGGCTTTAAGATCAATCGAAGCAATACTTCCGCCAGACAACCTTCACTTCGTTGGAGATGGATTTAGAGTTTATGGAATCTTAGGAAGAAGAGAGCCCTTAACAATGAAACGGATGAGTCCTTTTCTACTGATGGACTATGCTCCAGTTCACTATTTTCCTCCCAATAATGGAGCGCCACTTGGTGTTGGCTCCCATCCACATAGAGGAATTGAAACAGTCACGATTGCCTATAAAGGAAAAGTTGAGCACAACGATAGTACTGGCGCAGGGGGAGTTATTGAAGAAGGTGGTATACAATGGATGACTTCTGGCAAAGGAATATTACATAAAGAATATCACGAAAAAAACTTTAGTAAAAAAGGTGGTGATATGCAGATGGTTCAGCTGTGGGTTAACCTACCCGCCAAAGATAAAATGACAGAGCCGAAGTATCAGAACATTGAAAACAAGGATTTAGCTAAAGTTGATCTTGGTAATGGAGTTGGATCGATCGATATTATTGCAGGTGAGTTTGAAAATAACAAAGGTCCAGCATCTTCATTTTCACCTTTAAGCCTTTTTAATCTGAAACTAAATAAAGGAAAGGGAACCAGTTTAAGCTTTAAAGAAAGTCACAATACTGGACTATTAATTACAAAAGGAAACGTCACCATTAATAATTCAGAGAGGGCACCAACAAATCATTTTGTACTCTTTAAAAACAAAGGCTCAGAATTTACAATAAGAGCTGATGATGATGCTGAAATACTTATTCTAAGCGGTGAACCCATTGATGAACCTATAGCCTCATATGGGCCATTTGTTATGAATACAAATGATGAGATTAGGCAGACAATTGATGATTTCAATAGTGGAAAATTTGGTTACTTAGACTAA